The Bacteroidales bacterium genomic sequence GTCCTGCCAACCAAAAAAACATCCATACTAGGTTCCATTGTATTTTTCGCATATTTAAAGTATTTTCAGTAATTGATTTTCATTGGTAAATAAGTTCATAAATCTCAGATATTTCCCCCCTTTCCTGAAAAGAAAAAACACTGATTTCACATCATCTATAATGATCAGATCTATAAAAGTGCCATACTCTCGAAATAAATCTTTCTCTTAAATTATCGTCTTTATTGCCGATCAGTATGTATATTTCTCATGGATATTTCAAATACTCCTCTATAAATTTAAAAATATCACGCCACTAAAGTAAATAAAAATGGATAAAAAACAATTCTAAAGAATAATTTCTATCGAAATTTATATATATCCCAGAACGAATTCCACCCTTTTTTCCGTATTCACTTTCGGTACTTCCAGTATCCGGTATCCGTAATTCAGGTATGTCTCTCTCATATTTTTGTAGGTCAGTACAGCTTCTTCCCAATCCTGTTTCCTTTCGCCATCCGTATGGTAGATCTCTTCCCATGGAGGGAGCAAAAATACTTCCGGACAGTATATATACTTACTGATGTCGCGCATGACTTTCTTCGGGAATTTCATTCCTATCATTCCCGCATAACACAATGTATCCGGTATTCCGCGATCGAAAAATACCGGCTCATTTCCTGCCACACCGGCTTCTGTTTCCAGGTAACTCCGGACAGAGCGTTCAAGCATCAGCGTTGCATACCACTCCTTATTTTTCCAGGGTAAAGCATCTCCGTCTGATTCCATCTGCTCCCTGATGATTTCACGGGCAACCTCAGGCACGCATTTGTATCCCTGCTCTTTCAGGGCTTCCAGTAAAGTGGTTTTTCCAACGCCCGGCCCTCCGGTTATCACAAAAAAACGATAACTTTTACGGTTCATTTTTTAGTTTGAAAGTTTATAAAGTTTGAAAGTTTGAAAAATCGCAATACACATATCCGGCCTAAAGATAATTATTCATAGATTATCAGAACAAGATTATTCCATATAAATCAACTACTTATACATATTTTTTTTATTTTTTCCAAAAAACATTTGCTTTTGTTACGAAAATTTCGTAGCTTTGCGATATATTCGTAATCAATTGTGTGTAATGGAAAAATTAACCTATCAGGAAGAAGAAGCCATGTTGATCTTATGGCGTTTGAAAAAAGCTTTTGTCAGGGATATCCTGGATCAGTACCCGGAACCGAAACCTCCGTATACAACACTGGCGTCTACCGTGAAAAACCTGGAACGTAAGGAATATGTTACAGGCCGGAAATACGGGAATATTTTCGAATATACTCCCGTTGTATCTGAAAAAGAATACAAAAAACAGTTCATGTCGGGTTTTGTGAAGGATTACTTCAGTGATTCCTACAGCAACCTGGTCACTTTTTTTGCCAGGGAACACAGGATTTCGGCCGACGAATTAAAGGAGATCATCCGTTTAATTGAAAATCAGGAGAACCCATGAATACATTTTTATTGTACTTATTGAAAGCCAACATTATCCTTGTGTTGCTATACGGGTTTTATGCATTGTTCCTGAAAAGGGATACCTTCTATGCACATCACCGCTGGTACCTGCTGTTGACCCTGCTGGCCATCTTCTTTTTCCCGCTGATCAATGTTGCTTCATGGTTTTCAGGAAGTGAAACGACCGTTATGGTTTCCGGATATGTTCCTTCAGCCTCCGAAATATATCAGATATTGTTCAGCATTTATCCGGAGGAGATCACCATGGTGGGGGAAACTGCGGCTGAAACACATGCTGCTTTTAGTATCAATTGGGTCACCATGTTGGTTATATTCCTGGGATCAGGCGCCGCTTACTTTGCCTGTAAGCGTTTGATCCAATTTTTACGTATCATGGGCCTGGTCCATCGTTCCCGGAAACAATCCCGGGGTAACCAGACCGTGGTCATCATGGATCATTCGTCTTCCCCGTTTTCATTTTTCAACTGGATCTTCCTGCCTTCGGACAGGTATTCGGAAGAAGAACTGGACGAGATCTTTGAACATGAACGGATCCATTGCCGCAACTGGCACTCAGCAGATATCCTCCTGTCCGAACTGGTCACCTGTCTATGCTGGTATAATCCTGTTGCATGGATGATGCGCAACGATCTGCGGCAAAACATCGAATACTATACCGA encodes the following:
- a CDS encoding AAA family ATPase; translated protein: MNRKSYRFFVITGGPGVGKTTLLEALKEQGYKCVPEVAREIIREQMESDGDALPWKNKEWYATLMLERSVRSYLETEAGVAGNEPVFFDRGIPDTLCYAGMIGMKFPKKVMRDISKYIYCPEVFLLPPWEEIYHTDGERKQDWEEAVLTYKNMRETYLNYGYRILEVPKVNTEKRVEFVLGYI
- a CDS encoding BlaI/MecI/CopY family transcriptional regulator; this encodes MEKLTYQEEEAMLILWRLKKAFVRDILDQYPEPKPPYTTLASTVKNLERKEYVTGRKYGNIFEYTPVVSEKEYKKQFMSGFVKDYFSDSYSNLVTFFAREHRISADELKEIIRLIENQENP